Within Enoplosus armatus isolate fEnoArm2 chromosome 1, fEnoArm2.hap1, whole genome shotgun sequence, the genomic segment TGgttcacacagagacaggaggacatcGGACTGATTCAGCTGTTAACACACGGTGGACACTAGTTGTCCTGTTAGCGACTGAGCTAAGCTAATGAGATCAGGGAGCTTTTATTTCcttaaataactttttattgaacaaaataCTAAAACGAATGAGAGAAAGTGGAGGGAAGCAGCAGGAGATATTGTGACTGACTCTTTACAGAAGATGAATCCTGATGATTTAAAGACCCCTgatctttcctctagcgccaccatcaggacaaaaccTCTActtgcacacaaaaacatcataaaCATTATGAAATCTAATAAACGGGAAGTTCAGATTAGTTTCattaatatacataatataaaaagtataaataatgtGATGGATTATCTCTTGATTTCTTGAGTACAAACATCAGTACGATCTGTGGTTTATGAGCTAAATGTTGAAGAGACGTCCTCCGTCCTCcgtctttgtttgtctttatcttttgtAACTCATCTTTCATCTCTCATCATTCGTCCTTTCATCCTTCATCATTTGTCCTTCATCGTTACTCCTTCCTGTCAGGCAGTGGAGGTGAAgactccttctcctcctcctcctccacctgcacctCCTCAGGTGTGTGATCAGGGGGCGTGGTCAGTCTCACCTTCTTGCTGACTCGAGCGTACACTGAATTCCTGTCGAGGTCAGAGCGAGCGCTGTGCTCCTCCCCTGGCTCGTGATTGGTCGGTGGTGATAACACATCAGCATCACCGGCGATGCAGCTCTGCCCTCCTCCGATGGTGTGGTAGATGTGGGCGGAGCCTGGAGGGGTGGAGCTGTTCAGATCTGTAGACAGAGACATTATATAAGAATATATTTACTGATTATTAGTATTACTAAAAgatgtctctttctttcttcctctcctctcttttcatcgTCTTCTTCCTTGTATCACTGTATCCCAACAATCCCACCTCCTCAGCTCTTTCACACCTTATGACGCAAAGACTTTCTGCTCTCACCAATAATTATTAACCACACTGTCACATTGtatagtttctatttttacttctgttcttatttgtgttttataaaccTCCAATTTAATGTTGTAATTTTCATCTGGAcgtattttgtctttgtgctgctgcaacaactgaGTTTCTCTGCTTATCTACTTATTATGTCACTGAAAACATAAACTGACCTTGGCTCTGTGGCGCCCTCAGGTGGCTCCTCCATGGGCTGAACGGGGCGGAGCTTTCCTCTTCAGGTTTtgactctgaacacacacacacacacacacacacacacacacacacacacacacaagcgagCATCATGGGAAATATCGTAACCAAGTCTCTGATATGTTTTAGTGtcatcagtaaaaaaaaagacataaaataccTCCAGCAGTTTCAGGATCTCTTGTTGGCGTCTTCATCACTGCTTCGCTGCCATTGGTCTGAACTtctgagtacacacacacacacacacacacacacacacacacacacacacacacacacacacacacacatcaacagcagcCTCAAGTGTCCCATTCAAATGCCTGCAACCTCTTTCTGTTTTAGTCCACCTTAAAAATgagtacattttaattttgaagaaaaatatttaacatatttaaattTGGTTGAATTCATTGTTTATAGGTAAATATTAATCTGTAAAGCAACAGATCGTCTGTTGGTTTTTATTCTGAGTGATCGAGAATGGGCGTTAAGAAGTATTTAACTTTAgatagtataataatatattatattataataatattcaaTCTAAAATAGTGGAGAGTGATGAGAGTATGTGCATGTTATATTGGGGctggacagtaaaaaaaaaaatcttagtttctgattggctggcagctgTCTAACCTAAATCAGTGCTGtaggtaaccatagcaacagtactgATGCTTCAGGCTGGTGGAACTGACTGAACCACGATGTTAAactgaatacaaacacactttggACATAATAAACCCACTCTGACCGTGGTGGCTCTGTGGCGCCGCCAAGTGGCTCCTCCAGGGAGTGAAGGGAGCTGTGTTGGCTTCTGCAGAGTTaaactctaaacacacacacacacacacacacacacacacacacatggataagagacagaaaatcacTGGTCATCTTTTCCTGTCAAAGCCACGTTCACTCACCTTTCTCATCGTTTCGGATCTCTTTGATCATCGGATTCTCTCTCGCCACCATGGCTTCCTCCAgcttcacctgtcagtcaaCGAGACATTAAAGATATGTTCCACCTCTCAGAGGATTTAGAGTTTGaaatgaagagatgaaaagtCTCCATCTCACAGGTCAAAGGTCTCTTACCACTCGGACCAGAGCGGAAGGGTTTTTGTCTTCAGGCTCTTGCAGCTCAAATGAGCGTCTGGAAAAccaaaaaactttatttatttattgaacttTGTGAGGCTGCTGCATCTCGGTCCTTCTGCAAGATTCACAATATTTTTTGATGCGTGTGATTTTCCTAATGTATGCATGCAGTACACTTGTATTTGTAATAAAACTGCAGTATTACAGTGAGACTAAACTATTACAAAAGACTTCCATGATGCCACATTGACATTTTGTCGGCGGTCCTTCAGTCGTCAGTACAACTGCACTGACAGTCTCACTCTGGGCAAGTTCTAGTTTTACATGTTCAAATATGTCCAGTCAAATGAACTGGGAGATGATCCTCCTCCGTCTGAACAAActtgtgtttgttcaaatgcTGTCGCAGATTCACAGTTTACATTCAGAAGTAAGAGCAGCTCATAAAGTCCCAGCTGCAGTTTGAAGTGAGTTGATTGCACAACGACAAGTTACAGTAATATAAACCTGGATTGATTTGGTTGCTGATACAACACGTGTGTTCCCATccatgtcacccagtgacacaATGCGGCTCATcgatgtgttttaatgttgttaaggctcagaggaagaagatatatcagacTTTGGCTTGTTGGTTTGCACATTTGTTAacagtaatataaatataaatgataaacTTCAGTCATGTAGAGAACTGAACCAGCTGACCTGCTGCATTCACTGCAGAGAGCTgtgaggaagatggagaggaggaggaggatgaagaaacTGAAGACTCCTGCCGAGAGGAACCACGACCCGGCGACCTCAGCTCCGACTGCAGCCATGAtcactgacacagagagagagagacaggtgtccAGGTGTGCTGAGAGAACAGGAAGCGAGTCTGTGCGACCTCTCTGTCTGAGACAGTTGAAATGTCCCGATGGCCGACTTCCTCAACACACCTGAGACCTGCACGGACCACAGCAAcggataaatgaatgaatcattatgatgagatgtggttcagaccttcatggtcccctcaggatgaactgtagtaactgtggtgatcctctgactcttcatcagcgccaccatcaggtcaacatgttcatgtgtccaacactttatgaccaaatacctgcagagctgatgacgttcatcagcctcagctggactctatgtttactgctagttagctcatgttagcatgctaaactaagatggtgaacatggtgaacattatacctgctaaacgttagcagctgatgttagcatttagctcaaagcactgctgtgtctaagTTCAGCCTCACAGGGCAGCTAGCTGCAGACGTCTGAAAGTCTGTAGTATTGATTCTAtactttttattaaatgtgtattttttgttaTGGTGTGTGAATACTGTGCAGGTTATTACGGTCTTGTGTCTTCTCTGTAACTACATGGACGTAgtttctgctgtgttgttcTTTGTATTAATATTTGGTTTATCAACAGAGGCCGctgttcacttcctgtttcctacccacagtcagtgttgtttcttttaaccatgaccgcCATCGTTCACCAACCTTAGCCACCTGGTTAatactgtaaccatgacgacgaaGGTCCCCCAGCCTTACAGAATTATAAACCAAACCATAATCTTTCCTTCAGCATAgcattgtcacatcataaaGCAGGTTTAAATCAGCAGTGACTCATaacagtttaaataaatgacataaatgaataaatctgaTCCCGTTACAGAACAGCTGTCCTGATGTTAACAGCTTCACG encodes:
- the LOC139284975 gene encoding teneurin-2 gives rise to the protein MAAVGAEVAGSWFLSAGVFSFFILLLLSIFLTALCSECSRRSFELQEPEDKNPSALVRVVKLEEAMVARENPMIKEIRNDEKEFNSAEANTAPFTPWRSHLAAPQSHHEVQTNGSEAVMKTPTRDPETAGESKPEEESSAPFSPWRSHLRAPQSQDLNSSTPPGSAHIYHTIGGGQSCIAGDADVLSPPTNHEPGEEHSARSDLDRNSVYARVSKKVRLTTPPDHTPEEVQVEEEEEKESSPPLPDRKE